A DNA window from uncultured Methanoregula sp. contains the following coding sequences:
- a CDS encoding 5-formyltetrahydrofolate cyclo-ligase, whose amino-acid sequence MREQKSSIRQILRQRKDSMEPEDRLRKSQAICSHLMTLIRDGETVMAYTSKEKEVNTVPIITTLLERNIPVIVPIIVKEDVSLRLSYLRDFAALVPSTFGVPEPIGSEIPARGEDVDTIILPMLGFDRTGGRIGYGAGYYDRFLEKFTGLRKIGIAFACQEFDSLPLDETDVRMDHIITEDGVVYP is encoded by the coding sequence ATGCGGGAGCAGAAAAGCAGCATACGGCAGATCCTGCGGCAGCGCAAGGATTCCATGGAACCGGAAGACCGATTGAGAAAAAGCCAGGCCATCTGCAGCCATCTCATGACCCTTATCCGCGACGGCGAGACGGTCATGGCCTATACTTCCAAGGAAAAAGAGGTCAACACGGTGCCGATCATCACCACACTCCTTGAACGCAATATCCCGGTCATTGTCCCGATCATTGTCAAGGAGGACGTGAGCCTCCGGCTCTCGTACCTGCGGGACTTTGCTGCCCTTGTCCCGAGCACGTTCGGTGTTCCCGAGCCTATCGGGAGCGAGATCCCGGCCCGGGGCGAGGACGTGGATACCATCATCCTCCCGATGCTCGGCTTCGACCGCACCGGCGGTAGGATCGGGTACGGTGCCGGGTATTACGATCGCTTCCTGGAAAAGTTCACGGGTCTTCGCAAGATCGGCATCGCATTCGCCTGCCAGGAATTCGATTCCCTTCCGCTGGACGAGACGGATGTCCGCATGGATCATATTATCACGGAAGACGGTGTCGTATATCCCTGA
- a CDS encoding phosphatase PAP2 family protein: MDLGLFMDPGFVVAFQAYSLPLTSFFTQGEFLDSMPWYFLIISVITFGLHPRFGVRLATVFGLNIGLNEAVKLASHLPRPYWVSSAVTAFSAHSSFGFPSGAAMSGAVMYGYIATIVRRWWALIICIVLLLATSLVRIFSGIHFLLDILGGWLLGILLLVVFLLAVPKAEDFAARLSRPARLALFILVAAIPLLLVIPAYLSLAGWQIPGAWIELARQQTGSVISPARIQYAWGAAGIIFGSLFGYEYLRSRGGWNPPEDHKRRLAVVITGTLSVLLVNTVVPLIWKTLGITALIPQLATFLSMAVVTFWLVGCVPSLASRTGFKREQSS; encoded by the coding sequence ATGGATTTGGGCCTGTTTATGGATCCGGGATTTGTTGTGGCGTTCCAGGCATACTCTCTGCCGCTCACCTCGTTCTTCACCCAGGGGGAATTCCTGGACTCGATGCCCTGGTATTTTCTCATCATCTCTGTGATCACGTTCGGGCTGCATCCCCGGTTCGGGGTCCGGCTTGCCACGGTATTCGGGCTGAACATTGGTCTCAACGAGGCAGTAAAACTTGCTTCCCATCTGCCCCGGCCCTACTGGGTCTCTTCGGCTGTAACTGCATTTTCCGCGCACTCATCGTTCGGCTTTCCTTCGGGAGCCGCCATGAGCGGTGCGGTCATGTACGGGTATATCGCAACGATAGTCCGGCGCTGGTGGGCCCTCATCATCTGTATCGTCCTGCTTCTTGCCACAAGTCTTGTCCGGATCTTCTCCGGCATCCATTTTCTTCTCGATATTCTCGGTGGCTGGCTTCTAGGCATCCTCCTCCTGGTGGTATTTTTGCTCGCAGTGCCAAAGGCTGAAGATTTTGCTGCCCGGCTCTCGCGGCCGGCCCGTCTTGCCCTCTTCATTCTTGTTGCGGCAATCCCGCTCCTGCTTGTCATTCCCGCGTATCTCTCGCTTGCCGGCTGGCAGATTCCGGGCGCATGGATTGAACTCGCCCGCCAGCAGACCGGCTCGGTGATAAGCCCGGCCCGTATACAGTATGCCTGGGGTGCTGCCGGTATCATCTTCGGCAGCCTTTTTGGTTACGAGTACCTCCGCTCCCGCGGCGGATGGAATCCTCCGGAAGATCACAAACGCCGATTAGCGGTCGTCATCACCGGCACGCTCTCCGTTCTTCTTGTCAATACCGTTGTACCCCTGATCTGGAAGACTTTGGGCATCACGGCCCTGATCCCTCAGCTTGCAACCTTCTTGAGCATGGCTGTTGTGACCTTCTGGCTCGTGGGCTGCGTGCCATCGCTTGCTTCAAGAACCGGTTTCAAGAGAGAACAGAGTTCCTGA
- a CDS encoding NYN domain-containing protein, producing the protein MEYNSVPIERQKRLAVLIDAENAQASIIKNLLDEVANYGVASVKRIYGNWTTPQLQGWKDVLLSNSIIPIQQFSYTTKKNASDSALIIDAMDLLHAGNLDGFCIVSSDSDFTRLASRIRESGLMVYGFGEEKTPKAFVDACDKFIYTEILRPTESVGTTAPVPRNPMVFKDVIKDQKFLKLLKNSVEDSSDERGWAELGLVGQNIQKKSPEFDSRNYGYRKFFDLIRSLDLFEIDERQSTDSVGKIIYIRERQKRIRK; encoded by the coding sequence ATGGAATATAATTCAGTCCCGATCGAACGCCAGAAACGGCTGGCAGTGCTCATCGATGCCGAAAATGCCCAGGCAAGCATCATCAAGAACCTGCTCGACGAAGTTGCCAATTACGGCGTGGCTTCCGTGAAACGGATCTATGGTAACTGGACCACCCCCCAGCTCCAGGGATGGAAAGATGTCCTTCTCTCCAATTCGATCATCCCCATCCAGCAGTTCAGCTATACAACCAAGAAGAATGCCTCGGACAGTGCGCTGATCATCGATGCAATGGATCTCCTCCATGCAGGAAACCTGGACGGGTTCTGCATTGTATCCAGCGACAGCGATTTCACCCGCCTGGCCTCCCGGATCCGGGAATCCGGCCTGATGGTGTACGGGTTTGGCGAGGAGAAGACCCCCAAAGCGTTTGTCGATGCCTGTGACAAATTCATCTACACCGAGATCCTGCGGCCAACGGAGTCCGTCGGGACTACAGCTCCCGTCCCGCGGAACCCCATGGTATTCAAAGACGTAATAAAGGATCAGAAATTCCTGAAATTACTCAAAAACAGTGTCGAGGATTCGTCCGACGAGCGGGGCTGGGCCGAACTTGGCCTTGTCGGCCAGAACATCCAGAAGAAAAGCCCTGAGTTCGATTCCCGGAATTACGGGTACCGGAAATTCTTCGACCTCATCCGTTCCCTTGACCTGTTCGAGATCGATGAACGGCAATCAACGGATTCTGTTGGAAAGATCATCTATATCCGCGAACGGCAGAAGAGGATCCGTAAATAA
- a CDS encoding DUF2164 domain-containing protein yields MKKDNKITLSKEKKDVMIAEIKKYFQKERGEEMGDLAAALVLDFIVEKLAPEFYNQGVSDSYNYTKEMIEDLLAIQK; encoded by the coding sequence ATGAAAAAAGACAATAAAATTACCTTGTCCAAAGAAAAAAAGGACGTGATGATTGCTGAAATAAAGAAATATTTCCAAAAAGAGCGGGGGGAGGAGATGGGAGATCTGGCAGCAGCTCTGGTTCTGGATTTTATTGTGGAAAAACTGGCACCGGAATTTTACAACCAGGGCGTCTCTGACTCCTATAATTATACAAAAGAGATGATTGAAGACTTATTGGCAATCCAGAAGTAG
- a CDS encoding MBL fold metallo-hydrolase — protein sequence MSRIALKPADRMEVTVLVDNYIDIFVPQSTPADRRLPFDPNRHLLSEHGFSCMVRVFAGKHEHAILLDFGLSRECMAWNARQLGFSPADIEAAVLSHGHFDHIGGLETAFCGSGRQVPLVLHPDALLRRRFNPPGREPVELPQLDAVRLKKAGADILRREGPSTLANGHLLVTGEVERTTPFETGMPGMEKFEDGTWVPDPIRDDQAIVVNVKDKGLVILSGCAHAGIVNTVEYAQNLTGTGRVHAVLGGFHLTGPAFASRIGPTINAMQKINPDYIVPMHCTGWDAINQFSEKMPGKFMLNTVGTTYVF from the coding sequence ATGTCTCGGATTGCATTGAAACCGGCCGACCGGATGGAAGTGACCGTCCTGGTCGACAACTATATCGATATATTTGTACCGCAGTCGACCCCGGCGGACCGACGGCTCCCGTTCGATCCAAACCGGCATCTCCTCTCCGAGCACGGGTTCTCGTGCATGGTCCGGGTCTTTGCCGGAAAGCACGAGCACGCGATCCTGCTCGATTTCGGCCTCTCGCGGGAGTGCATGGCCTGGAATGCCCGGCAGCTGGGGTTCTCCCCTGCGGATATCGAGGCAGCGGTCCTGAGCCACGGCCACTTCGATCACATCGGGGGGCTGGAGACCGCGTTCTGCGGATCGGGGCGGCAGGTTCCGCTCGTCCTCCACCCGGATGCCCTTCTCCGGCGCCGCTTCAATCCCCCGGGCCGGGAACCGGTCGAGCTGCCGCAGCTGGATGCAGTCCGGCTCAAAAAAGCCGGAGCTGATATTCTCCGGCGCGAAGGGCCCTCGACCCTGGCCAACGGCCACCTGCTCGTAACCGGCGAAGTAGAGAGGACAACCCCGTTTGAGACCGGGATGCCGGGTATGGAGAAGTTCGAGGATGGCACATGGGTTCCCGACCCGATCCGGGACGACCAGGCAATCGTGGTCAATGTGAAGGATAAAGGTCTCGTGATACTGAGCGGCTGCGCCCATGCCGGGATCGTCAATACGGTTGAATATGCACAGAATCTTACCGGCACCGGCCGCGTTCATGCGGTGCTCGGGGGTTTCCATCTCACCGGCCCGGCCTTTGCCTCCCGCATCGGGCCAACCATCAACGCGATGCAGAAGATCAATCCCGATTATATTGTCCCGATGCACTGTACGGGCTGGGATGCGATCAACCAATTCTCCGAAAAGATGCCCGGAAAATTCATGCTGAATACGGTAGGGACAACGTACGTGTTTTGA
- a CDS encoding DUF2284 domain-containing protein encodes MSSDRIDSKKFTFLTDAARSLGAADAKLIPASDVIVENRVPLKCRAGCIGYGKKLTCPPHVPTPDEFRKILSEYQYALLVKFISPASADPDVICSIYKYWLDPAAPADKKEQATQFWKDHFNGTGAFAPMMLELERIAFNAGNPFALAFINGSCRLCETCNVKAGICVHPTQARIPEHAVGVNMVKTAEKAGMPIRFPVQGHPELMALLLID; translated from the coding sequence ATGAGTTCCGATAGAATCGATTCAAAAAAATTTACCTTTCTCACAGACGCTGCCCGCTCGCTTGGCGCAGCTGACGCAAAGTTGATTCCGGCCTCGGATGTGATTGTCGAGAACCGTGTCCCCTTGAAGTGCCGGGCCGGCTGCATCGGGTACGGGAAGAAACTGACCTGCCCGCCCCATGTCCCGACCCCGGACGAGTTCCGGAAGATCCTCTCCGAGTACCAGTATGCCCTGCTCGTTAAGTTCATCTCGCCTGCGAGTGCCGACCCCGACGTTATCTGTTCGATCTACAAGTACTGGCTCGACCCTGCAGCCCCTGCTGATAAAAAGGAGCAGGCAACGCAGTTCTGGAAGGACCACTTCAACGGCACCGGCGCATTCGCCCCCATGATGCTGGAACTCGAACGGATAGCGTTCAATGCCGGCAATCCTTTCGCTCTCGCGTTCATCAATGGTTCGTGCCGGCTCTGCGAGACCTGTAATGTGAAAGCCGGGATCTGCGTCCACCCCACGCAGGCCCGGATTCCCGAACATGCAGTGGGCGTCAACATGGTAAAGACCGCAGAAAAAGCGGGGATGCCAATCCGGTTCCCGGTGCAGGGGCACCCGGAACTGATGGCGCTCCTTCTTATAGACTGA
- a CDS encoding KTSC domain-containing protein: MERQSVKSRILHSVGYDDTRKILEIEFASGLVYQYLAVPPKVYADLMHSGEIGKYFSEKVRPKFQTKQVLS; encoded by the coding sequence ATGGAGCGACAGTCCGTCAAGTCCCGAATTCTGCATTCTGTTGGATATGATGATACCAGGAAGATCCTGGAGATTGAATTTGCCTCAGGACTCGTTTACCAGTACCTGGCAGTGCCCCCGAAAGTGTACGCGGATCTGATGCATTCCGGCGAGATCGGAAAATACTTCTCCGAGAAGGTCCGGCCCAAGTTCCAGACAAAACAGGTTCTTTCGTAA
- a CDS encoding thiamine pyrophosphate-dependent enzyme: protein MTAWKCRVCGYVYDEQAGIVPAGIAAGTRFFDLPEGWSCPVCGAAKDAFFAIPKEDPHAGSNTTVSDVLVAELAAWDVRFIFGLPGTSSLGLVEAVRKNPALRYIVFRHEANAAMAASAYSKLTGTVAACLTIAGPGATNLVTGLYDAKEDHASVIALNGQSESQYTGPGGIQEIDQDALFRPITVYNNTLADPSKAVLLLTRALKYAILHRGVSQLSVPNNIQKDPLDAMFCSRESCIPRLSIVPTEDLIREAADRINAAKNPVIIAGWGAYAAGQDVLAIAKKIGAPILTTFRAKGILPEDEDWVLGILGNVGSPMARSTAADADLLLVLGVGFSKFTSVPEDKPMVQIDLDPVKLGKNDRSLSLFGNCADVIPMLLPLLDRKDTGKKQAEVARMKRAWDEQRDREADSTAVPLRPPYIMKVLSEIIPPDAIISLDVGENQWWFGRNFRLKRQRFVMSGYLATMGFGFPAALAARLAYPDRPVFCITGDGGFSMAMGDFVTAVKYNLPVVVIILNNRELGMIQVEQMMEHYPNFATDLLNPDFAKYAEVCGGAGIHVARPEDLRPAVLQAMAMNRPVIVDVETDPKRF, encoded by the coding sequence ATGACAGCATGGAAGTGCAGGGTGTGCGGGTATGTTTATGACGAGCAGGCCGGGATCGTCCCGGCGGGCATTGCGGCCGGGACACGTTTTTTCGATCTTCCCGAAGGCTGGTCCTGCCCGGTCTGCGGGGCAGCCAAGGATGCTTTTTTTGCAATCCCAAAAGAAGATCCCCATGCCGGCTCCAATACAACCGTCTCCGATGTGCTTGTTGCAGAGCTTGCCGCCTGGGATGTCCGGTTCATATTCGGTCTTCCGGGCACCTCCTCGCTCGGGCTTGTGGAAGCGGTCCGGAAGAACCCGGCCCTCCGGTATATCGTCTTCCGTCACGAGGCAAATGCTGCAATGGCCGCGTCAGCGTACAGCAAACTGACCGGCACCGTCGCCGCCTGCCTCACCATTGCCGGCCCGGGAGCAACTAATCTTGTCACCGGACTCTATGATGCAAAGGAAGACCATGCTTCGGTTATTGCGCTGAACGGGCAGTCGGAATCCCAGTACACCGGCCCCGGAGGAATCCAGGAGATCGACCAGGATGCGCTCTTCCGCCCGATCACGGTCTACAACAACACGCTCGCCGACCCCAGCAAGGCAGTCCTGCTCCTCACGCGGGCGCTCAAGTATGCCATCCTCCACCGGGGGGTTTCCCAGCTCTCGGTCCCGAACAATATCCAGAAAGATCCGCTCGACGCCATGTTCTGTTCCCGGGAGTCCTGCATCCCGAGGCTCTCGATCGTCCCGACCGAAGACCTGATCCGGGAGGCAGCGGATCGCATCAATGCTGCAAAAAACCCGGTCATCATTGCCGGGTGGGGAGCATATGCGGCCGGGCAGGACGTGCTTGCCATTGCAAAGAAGATCGGCGCCCCGATCCTGACCACCTTCCGGGCCAAAGGGATCCTGCCGGAGGATGAGGACTGGGTGCTCGGGATCCTCGGGAACGTTGGCTCGCCAATGGCCCGGTCAACTGCAGCCGATGCCGATCTCCTCCTGGTACTGGGTGTCGGGTTCTCGAAATTTACCAGCGTGCCGGAAGACAAACCTATGGTCCAGATAGATCTCGACCCGGTCAAGCTCGGAAAAAATGACCGGTCGCTCTCGCTCTTTGGGAATTGTGCTGACGTTATCCCCATGCTCCTCCCGCTTCTTGACAGGAAGGATACCGGAAAAAAGCAAGCTGAAGTTGCCCGCATGAAGCGTGCCTGGGACGAGCAGCGGGACCGGGAGGCCGACAGCACGGCAGTCCCGCTCCGCCCGCCCTACATCATGAAAGTTCTCTCGGAGATTATTCCTCCCGATGCGATAATCTCGCTCGATGTCGGGGAGAACCAGTGGTGGTTTGGCCGGAACTTCCGATTGAAACGCCAGCGTTTTGTCATGTCCGGCTATCTTGCCACCATGGGATTCGGGTTCCCCGCTGCCCTGGCAGCCCGGCTCGCGTACCCGGACCGGCCGGTCTTCTGCATAACCGGTGATGGTGGTTTTTCCATGGCCATGGGGGATTTTGTTACTGCGGTCAAGTACAATCTTCCGGTGGTGGTGATCATCTTAAACAACCGCGAGCTGGGCATGATCCAGGTCGAGCAGATGATGGAGCATTACCCGAATTTCGCAACCGACCTGCTCAACCCGGACTTTGCGAAGTATGCCGAAGTGTGCGGCGGTGCCGGTATCCATGTGGCCCGGCCTGAGGATCTCCGGCCCGCGGTGCTCCAGGCAATGGCCATGAACCGCCCGGTCATCGTGGATGTGGAGACCGATCCGAAACGGTTCTGA
- a CDS encoding YciI family protein has product MSDTMEFISLIRPKRPDFLSTMTPEEQATMARHTEYVRDMVAQGKVFLDGNSPDGTLGVLIYRVDSAIEARRLFYSDPAVIGGIGYPELYPLTIGHPSSS; this is encoded by the coding sequence ATGAGCGACACGATGGAATTTATCTCTCTGATAAGGCCAAAACGCCCGGATTTTCTTTCTACCATGACTCCTGAAGAACAGGCAACAATGGCCCGGCACACAGAGTATGTCAGGGACATGGTTGCCCAGGGAAAAGTTTTCCTGGATGGCAACTCTCCTGACGGCACCCTCGGGGTCCTCATCTACCGCGTGGATTCAGCAATAGAGGCACGGCGCCTCTTTTATTCCGATCCGGCAGTCATCGGGGGTATCGGGTATCCCGAGCTTTACCCGCTGACGATCGGGCATCCTTCATCCAGCTGA
- a CDS encoding NAD(P)H-dependent oxidoreductase: protein MESIAYPVMVDTMEFGTIVMSRYATKKFDGRKIPQEKVDELLEMVRYAPSALNLQPWKIKVVVDQKTKELLKPAAFNQEQVTSCSHLLVFCADPDYDSLIGRLDALLKKNGAPEEMQKAVIGMAVQFTKPMSPDQKLAWSQAQTYLALGNALNGAKALGFDSCPMGGFDPGEFSRILKIPRPLVPVMFCPLGYAADKPMLKVRFAKEDIIF, encoded by the coding sequence ATGGAATCGATCGCATATCCGGTAATGGTGGACACTATGGAGTTTGGAACAATCGTGATGTCGCGGTATGCGACAAAGAAGTTTGACGGCAGGAAGATTCCCCAGGAAAAAGTTGACGAGCTTCTCGAAATGGTACGGTATGCCCCGTCTGCGCTGAACCTCCAGCCCTGGAAGATCAAGGTAGTTGTGGACCAGAAGACAAAAGAGCTGCTCAAACCGGCAGCCTTCAACCAGGAGCAGGTTACCAGCTGCTCGCACCTGCTGGTTTTCTGTGCCGATCCCGATTACGACAGTCTCATCGGCAGGCTTGACGCGCTCCTGAAAAAGAATGGTGCACCCGAAGAGATGCAGAAGGCGGTGATCGGGATGGCGGTCCAGTTCACAAAGCCCATGTCTCCTGACCAGAAACTGGCATGGTCGCAGGCCCAGACGTACCTTGCCTTGGGAAATGCCTTGAACGGTGCAAAAGCCCTGGGTTTTGATTCCTGTCCCATGGGAGGGTTCGACCCGGGAGAATTTTCCCGGATCCTGAAGATCCCCCGGCCCCTTGTACCCGTCATGTTCTGTCCGCTCGGGTATGCAGCCGATAAGCCGATGCTAAAAGTGCGGTTTGCAAAAGAGGATATCATATTCTGA
- a CDS encoding anti-sigma factor antagonist (This anti-anti-sigma factor, or anti-sigma factor antagonist, belongs to a family that includes characterized members SpoIIAA, RsbV, RsfA, and RsfB.) → MECRFERTDADAVFILDGRIDASGSIRLDTGVKEHLDPSDRAVIFDMAGVSYLSSAGIRVFVGLEKTLRGRDGHLLLCSVQPAVLKVLEITGFDRVFTLCSTREDALRRCRLACPAEAGSGTKDTSRTRFSVESFPDHRAVLKITGNAEKICTDILTPDDLVPRIFTPGEYSLGIGSTGESAAESFPDRGMLMTTGHAIFWKPFQSSDPPDFLIPKKDAPRILINCAFSLAADDTFHEILVAEPVSPDGIRLYDLVSDILAHAKETRKDCPPIASFVLYAGISNQTGTSAPGTPEKSLPGKVERTLVAFGICIDTGADLSAYDRDTLDAILCQKGPGPGEKDLFLYQSGLVFDTPPAFTTRDITRLVASIAAQEPCTDLVLLSPETMLFKAVLGVSYISALEQTDRMPVRILGECPGWNRTFETLTRWLHPGCREVELVPLTGGFSGTLVFRVNARDSRSRSMMPLVMKLGSWPVIEAEIRGYTDHVKRYIQNNATQVIETERIGEYGGILYNFVGIRGPESKIFSLEDFYLSRTPDEILPVFDALFRVVLMGWYGEPKKKEIALYQEYNRFWKYEDLRAYAASRFGATPDQEEIDLPFGLGRSTNPLWFVETVMPERLSWIFPVYESSVHGDLNMKNVLMDETGNLWLIDFAETRYSHILRDIVKLEAVLKGEMIRTGSLKTLEELVHLDLPFLSAKTLSDIPELPDTIEDPALEKAFRVVRRLRKYANMITPHDDDISQYYVALLPFTLNLLSYSSVNEYEKEYGWIASSLICRRLMERRA, encoded by the coding sequence ATGGAATGCCGGTTTGAACGGACGGACGCGGACGCCGTGTTCATCCTTGACGGGAGGATCGACGCTTCCGGATCCATCCGGCTCGATACCGGAGTAAAAGAGCACCTGGACCCCTCCGATCGCGCAGTGATCTTCGATATGGCCGGGGTCTCTTACTTGAGCAGCGCAGGAATCCGGGTGTTCGTTGGTCTTGAGAAGACGCTCCGGGGGAGAGACGGGCACCTGCTGCTCTGTTCTGTCCAGCCAGCGGTATTAAAAGTCCTGGAGATCACCGGGTTCGACCGGGTCTTCACTCTCTGTTCAACCCGGGAAGATGCCTTGCGCCGGTGCCGTCTGGCATGCCCGGCAGAAGCCGGGTCCGGGACAAAGGATACATCCCGCACAAGGTTCTCTGTTGAATCCTTCCCGGACCACCGGGCAGTCCTGAAGATCACCGGCAATGCAGAAAAGATCTGCACGGATATCCTTACTCCCGATGATCTTGTGCCCCGCATCTTTACTCCCGGTGAATACTCCCTGGGTATCGGGAGCACAGGGGAGTCGGCGGCTGAGAGTTTTCCCGACCGGGGGATGCTCATGACCACGGGACATGCCATATTCTGGAAACCGTTTCAGAGTTCCGATCCCCCGGATTTTCTCATCCCGAAAAAGGATGCTCCCCGGATCCTGATCAACTGCGCATTCTCTCTTGCAGCGGACGACACATTCCACGAGATCCTGGTAGCCGAGCCCGTAAGCCCGGATGGGATCCGTCTCTATGATCTGGTCTCCGACATCCTTGCGCATGCAAAAGAGACCCGGAAAGACTGCCCGCCGATCGCGAGCTTTGTTCTGTACGCCGGTATCAGCAACCAGACCGGAACGTCCGCCCCCGGCACACCGGAAAAATCACTCCCGGGAAAAGTGGAGAGAACACTTGTTGCGTTTGGCATCTGCATTGACACGGGAGCCGACCTGTCAGCCTATGACCGGGATACCCTTGACGCGATCCTCTGCCAGAAGGGGCCGGGACCCGGGGAGAAGGATCTCTTCCTGTACCAGTCCGGCCTTGTCTTCGATACTCCGCCCGCATTCACAACCCGGGACATCACCCGGCTCGTTGCCTCAATTGCCGCACAGGAACCCTGCACGGATCTCGTGCTCCTTTCTCCAGAGACAATGCTCTTTAAGGCAGTGCTCGGTGTCAGTTACATCTCTGCGCTCGAGCAGACCGACCGGATGCCGGTCCGCATCTTGGGAGAATGTCCCGGGTGGAACCGGACATTTGAGACGCTCACCCGCTGGCTGCATCCCGGGTGCCGGGAGGTTGAACTTGTTCCCCTGACCGGCGGTTTTTCCGGAACCCTGGTGTTCCGGGTCAATGCACGGGACAGCAGGAGCCGGTCGATGATGCCGCTTGTGATGAAACTCGGGAGCTGGCCGGTCATCGAAGCGGAGATACGCGGATACACCGATCATGTCAAGCGCTATATCCAGAACAACGCAACCCAGGTGATCGAGACCGAACGGATAGGAGAATACGGGGGTATCCTCTACAATTTCGTTGGTATCCGGGGCCCCGAGAGTAAAATTTTCTCGCTCGAGGATTTCTACCTCTCCCGGACACCCGACGAGATCCTGCCGGTCTTCGATGCACTCTTCCGGGTTGTTCTCATGGGATGGTACGGGGAGCCGAAGAAAAAGGAGATTGCCCTGTACCAGGAGTACAACCGGTTCTGGAAATACGAGGATCTCCGGGCCTATGCTGCGTCCCGGTTCGGTGCAACGCCGGACCAGGAAGAGATCGATCTCCCCTTCGGGCTGGGAAGATCCACCAACCCGCTCTGGTTCGTGGAGACGGTCATGCCGGAGAGGTTATCGTGGATATTTCCGGTGTACGAGAGCTCGGTCCACGGGGACCTGAACATGAAGAACGTCTTAATGGACGAGACGGGCAACCTCTGGCTGATCGATTTTGCCGAGACCCGGTACTCGCACATCCTGCGGGATATCGTGAAACTCGAAGCGGTGCTCAAAGGCGAGATGATCAGGACCGGTTCACTAAAAACGCTTGAGGAACTTGTACACTTGGATCTGCCGTTCCTTTCGGCAAAAACGCTCTCCGATATCCCGGAACTCCCCGACACCATTGAGGACCCGGCTCTTGAAAAAGCCTTCCGGGTTGTCCGGAGACTTCGTAAGTACGCCAACATGATAACGCCCCATGACGATGATATCTCCCAGTACTATGTCGCCCTCCTGCCGTTCACGCTGAACCTGCTGTCCTACTCATCGGTCAACGAGTACGAGAAGGAGTACGGGTGGATCGCCTCGTCCCTGATCTGCCGGCGCCTCATGGAGCGGAGGGCCTGA
- a CDS encoding DUF2769 domain-containing protein, protein MFESGNKPVVEDTEENRAICRKYCKNCQNYRKHSLEKYQPNELFCSCGQSAATGMKLIGCFCSGCEIYTKYHLRGGFFCVRR, encoded by the coding sequence ATGTTTGAATCCGGCAACAAACCTGTTGTAGAAGACACCGAAGAGAACCGGGCTATCTGCAGGAAGTACTGCAAGAACTGCCAGAACTACCGGAAGCACTCGCTTGAAAAATACCAGCCGAACGAACTCTTCTGCTCCTGCGGCCAGTCGGCGGCAACGGGCATGAAACTGATCGGATGTTTCTGCTCGGGCTGCGAGATCTATACGAAATACCACCTTCGCGGCGGCTTCTTCTGCGTCCGGCGCTGA
- a CDS encoding DUF2769 domain-containing protein, protein MINPPKNIVEDTEENRQICRKYCKICPNYKTHSLEKYQPTELFCALGRSSTPSTKEIRCFCVGCELFAKHHLRVGYFCVTH, encoded by the coding sequence ATGATCAACCCACCAAAAAATATTGTCGAAGACACCGAAGAGAACCGGCAGATCTGCCGGAAGTACTGCAAAATCTGCCCGAACTACAAGACCCATTCCCTGGAAAAATACCAGCCAACCGAGCTCTTCTGCGCTCTCGGGAGATCCTCCACCCCGTCGACAAAAGAGATCCGGTGTTTCTGCGTAGGCTGTGAGCTCTTCGCAAAACACCATCTCCGGGTCGGGTACTTCTGCGTTACGCACTGA